From the Chloroflexus aurantiacus J-10-fl genome, one window contains:
- a CDS encoding winged helix-turn-helix domain-containing protein: MFHGTALLVERDSHRRDALICGLSQSYWAILAVSDPAIALHCLETRTFDLLIFNVDLLSSVHWRIAARYVQQCPNVITIWYNGSSPSPCYQSHLSERGGSGSVQAIIDHIQQQVALHAAQKRKHLAEPQAQATYEVPVPLLVDPYQGSVFIADTVIKVSKGDIALLRCLAESPHQKASFEALAAVLYPHAFSRSEARELIKARIHYLRQKLEVDPDKPVICSIRGFGYALRSPVAFLPEQQRR, from the coding sequence ATGTTCCATGGAACCGCTCTCCTGGTTGAGCGTGATTCGCACCGCCGTGATGCCCTGATTTGTGGCCTGAGCCAGTCGTATTGGGCTATTTTGGCGGTGAGTGACCCTGCAATTGCGCTTCATTGTTTGGAAACACGCACCTTTGATCTGTTGATTTTCAATGTAGACCTGTTATCGTCGGTCCACTGGCGCATAGCAGCAAGGTATGTGCAACAATGCCCGAATGTGATCACCATATGGTACAACGGGAGTTCCCCCTCTCCATGCTATCAATCACACCTGTCGGAACGTGGTGGATCGGGTTCTGTCCAGGCGATCATCGACCACATCCAACAGCAAGTAGCGCTGCACGCAGCACAAAAGCGGAAACACCTCGCCGAACCACAGGCGCAGGCGACCTATGAGGTACCGGTACCATTGCTGGTCGATCCCTATCAAGGGAGCGTCTTTATTGCCGACACCGTCATTAAAGTGAGCAAAGGTGACATTGCCCTCTTACGTTGTCTTGCCGAGTCACCGCACCAGAAAGCGTCATTTGAAGCACTGGCTGCGGTTCTGTATCCGCATGCATTCTCGCGCTCGGAAGCCCGCGAGCTAATCAAAGCGCGTATCCACTATCTGCGCCAAAAGCTGGAGGTTGACCCAGACAAACCGGTTATTTGTTCGATTCGTGGATTTGGTTATGCATTACGCTCGCCGGTGGCTTTTTTGCCGGAGCAGCAACGACGATGA
- a CDS encoding nuclear transport factor 2 family protein — MLTTSPLEVIQRFNDASNRHDVDAMIAAMTDDCVFENTYPTTDGERYAGQVTVRAFRERFFAASPHATL; from the coding sequence ATGCTGACGACATCCCCGCTTGAAGTGATTCAACGCTTCAACGATGCCAGCAACCGGCATGATGTTGACGCCATGATAGCCGCAATGACCGATGACTGTGTATTTGAAAACACCTATCCAACGACAGATGGCGAGCGTTACGCGGGACAGGTAACCGTCCGTGCCTTCCGGGAGCGTTTCTTTGCCGCCTCGCCCCACGCAACCTTATGA
- a CDS encoding EamA family transporter → MLLPAVFAALSPIFAEIGVHGIDSDLAVLIRTAVILFVLAGRQMVQPAHAQWQDPGFLILSGLATGTVWVYYFWALKIDEASKVVLIDKLSVVLVTIFTFLSERSSSPNGWISMVQVGVVVLVLQA, encoded by the coding sequence GTGCTACTCCCGGCGGTCTTCGCGGCACTCAGCCCGATCTTCGCTGAGATTGGCGTCCATGGCATTGACTCTGATCTTGCTGTCCTGATCCGCACCGCAGTCATCCTGTTCGTGCTAGCTGGCAGGCAAATGGTTCAACCTGCTCACGCTCAGTGGCAAGACCCGGGCTTCCTGATCCTCTCGGGTCTGGCCACTGGCACCGTGTGGGTGTACTACTTTTGGGCACTGAAGATCGATGAGGCGTCGAAGGTTGTCCTGATCGACAAGCTTAGTGTCGTACTGGTAACAATCTTCACCTTTCTGTCAGAGCGATCCTCGTCGCCGAATGGCTGGATATCAATGGTGCAGGTGGGCGTTGTAGTCCTGGTCTTGCAAGCCTAG
- a CDS encoding SLC13 family permease: MSVPLLSTPELVLFIITLIGLGLIVSNRLRADLAALLVLIALGVTRVLTPQEALSGFSNSAVVTIVGLFVITAALEQTGVVAWLASRLAALSGQDEGRMVAVFMAAGVILSLVVNNIAAGAVLLPAAVRIAHQNRVPPSKLLIPLSFGTLLGGMATLFTTANIILSGNLVAQGQRGLTMGDFLRSGGPLVVTGMIYMLLVGRRLLPARESVGSTAVSTVDLRSIYRLDERLWEVWVPEGADVVGKTLAESAIGTHTGTTVLAIWRSHEARLNPAPDDRLLAGDILLLLGQEANVRQLASIGLQIGRNGVSDLNRNVPIELAEVVIGPRAPVIGQTLRQLQFRTRFGLTAVALWRDGRSYRTNVGDFPLETGDALLMTGSATRVRQLAAEPGFIVLDTPHVAPSPGRKAFWAALITAVVLLIAAVGWVATSEAMLAGAAALVLAGCISMDDAYRAIEWRVVVLIAGLLPIGTALVSTGLGARLGSILTESLAAYGPLALIAGLFLATVLVTQLVGGQVAALIIGPIAVSAAMSAGTNPQAVAVAVAMGCSVAFLTPIAHPVNVLMMGPGNYRFGDFFRVGFGQTVVCFITLLLTMPLVWQL, from the coding sequence ATGTCTGTGCCACTCTTAAGTACTCCAGAGTTGGTGCTCTTTATAATCACGCTTATCGGACTTGGATTGATCGTTAGCAATCGGCTCCGCGCCGACCTTGCCGCACTTCTGGTGTTAATCGCTCTCGGAGTCACCCGCGTGCTTACTCCGCAGGAAGCCCTGAGTGGCTTCAGCAATAGCGCCGTCGTCACCATCGTCGGGCTCTTCGTCATTACGGCGGCACTAGAGCAGACCGGCGTGGTTGCGTGGCTCGCCTCCCGCCTGGCTGCGCTCAGCGGCCAGGACGAGGGTCGCATGGTTGCTGTGTTCATGGCTGCGGGGGTCATCCTTTCACTGGTGGTAAACAACATCGCAGCCGGAGCCGTGCTGCTCCCTGCTGCGGTACGTATCGCACACCAGAATCGGGTGCCGCCATCGAAACTGCTGATCCCGCTCTCGTTCGGCACCTTGCTCGGCGGTATGGCCACTCTCTTCACGACCGCAAACATCATTCTCAGCGGCAATCTGGTGGCCCAGGGCCAGCGTGGGCTGACCATGGGCGACTTCCTTCGCTCTGGCGGGCCGCTGGTCGTCACCGGTATGATCTATATGCTGCTCGTCGGGCGCCGGCTCTTGCCAGCTCGCGAGAGTGTTGGGAGCACCGCTGTCTCCACAGTAGATCTTCGCAGCATCTACCGCCTCGACGAACGCCTATGGGAAGTGTGGGTTCCAGAGGGTGCCGATGTGGTTGGTAAAACCCTGGCTGAGAGTGCAATCGGCACACACACGGGAACCACTGTGCTGGCGATCTGGCGCAGCCACGAAGCGAGGCTCAACCCCGCACCAGATGATCGGTTGCTTGCAGGTGACATCCTGCTTCTGTTAGGGCAAGAAGCCAACGTTCGCCAGCTCGCGTCCATCGGCCTGCAGATTGGCCGCAACGGTGTGTCCGATCTGAACCGGAACGTACCAATCGAGCTTGCCGAGGTGGTGATCGGGCCACGGGCGCCTGTTATCGGCCAGACGCTCAGGCAACTCCAGTTCCGCACCAGGTTCGGGCTGACTGCCGTGGCTCTCTGGCGCGATGGACGAAGCTATCGCACCAATGTGGGCGACTTCCCGCTTGAGACTGGCGACGCGCTGCTGATGACCGGCTCGGCGACGCGGGTACGTCAGCTCGCTGCTGAGCCCGGCTTCATTGTGCTGGATACACCCCATGTTGCCCCGTCTCCCGGACGGAAGGCCTTCTGGGCGGCACTAATCACTGCTGTGGTGCTGCTCATTGCTGCGGTGGGCTGGGTTGCGACGTCCGAGGCGATGCTGGCCGGAGCTGCGGCGCTGGTACTGGCCGGCTGCATCAGTATGGACGATGCCTACCGTGCAATAGAGTGGCGGGTTGTGGTACTGATTGCAGGGTTATTGCCAATTGGCACAGCGCTTGTCTCGACCGGCTTGGGTGCACGCTTGGGTTCTATCCTCACTGAAAGTCTGGCAGCATACGGTCCACTTGCGCTGATTGCGGGGTTATTCCTCGCCACCGTGCTGGTAACGCAACTGGTTGGGGGGCAGGTCGCTGCGTTGATCATTGGCCCTATAGCAGTCAGTGCCGCGATGAGCGCAGGCACCAACCCACAGGCGGTGGCAGTGGCGGTAGCCATGGGCTGCTCCGTCGCCTTCCTCACTCCGATTGCCCACCCGGTCAACGTGCTAATGATGGGCCCAGGTAATTACCGCTTCGGCGACTTCTTCCGTGTCGGTTTCGGGCAAACTGTGGTTTGTTTCATAACTCTGCTGTTGACCATGCCTCTCGTGTGGCAACTCTGA
- a CDS encoding saccharopine dehydrogenase family protein — protein sequence MAEWMIYGANGYTGRLIARAAVQAGLRPRLAGRNATQITALANELHLPFTICRLDDEAALRRALEGMQLVLHCAGPFQETSAPMVQACLNSGVHYLDITGEISVFEALARQDQTARQAGVMLMPGVGFDVVPSDCLAAHLARRLPGANNLVLAFQALGSISRGTAITMLTMAHRGCERRDGRLVSTPPLHEVRTFDFGRGPQPCVSIPWGDVATAYYTTGIPNIKVFVAISRRNLPWLGLVRAILPLIHLKPIRTSLQNWLRHTLDGPDTTTRAKGKSIIVGEVTDRTGQRVTGRLIGPEGYSLTVATALLIVRRVLAGTYEAGFHTPAGLYGPDLICEVPGVQITG from the coding sequence ATGGCTGAATGGATGATCTACGGCGCCAACGGCTATACCGGACGACTGATCGCGCGTGCAGCAGTGCAGGCAGGTTTGCGACCACGGCTCGCCGGGCGCAATGCAACACAGATAACGGCGCTGGCAAATGAACTGCATCTACCCTTTACCATCTGCCGATTGGATGATGAAGCAGCCCTGCGTCGTGCGCTTGAAGGCATGCAGCTCGTTCTCCACTGCGCCGGCCCATTCCAGGAGACCAGTGCGCCAATGGTGCAGGCATGTCTGAACAGTGGTGTCCACTATCTTGACATCACGGGTGAGATAAGTGTTTTTGAAGCACTGGCACGTCAGGATCAGACTGCCCGCCAGGCCGGAGTCATGCTTATGCCAGGGGTCGGCTTTGATGTCGTACCCTCCGATTGTCTGGCGGCGCATCTGGCACGTCGCCTACCGGGTGCGAACAATCTGGTGCTGGCATTTCAGGCGCTCGGCAGCATCTCACGCGGCACAGCCATCACAATGCTGACCATGGCCCATCGCGGATGCGAACGGCGAGACGGGCGGCTTGTCAGCACACCACCACTCCATGAGGTGCGAACCTTTGATTTCGGGCGTGGACCACAACCGTGTGTGAGTATTCCGTGGGGCGATGTTGCTACGGCCTACTACACGACTGGTATTCCCAACATCAAGGTTTTTGTCGCCATTTCGCGCCGAAACCTGCCGTGGCTCGGCCTGGTACGCGCCATACTTCCCCTGATCCACCTCAAACCAATCCGCACCAGTCTCCAGAACTGGCTACGCCATACGCTTGATGGCCCGGATACCACAACACGGGCAAAAGGAAAGAGTATCATCGTCGGTGAAGTCACCGACAGAACCGGACAGCGAGTTACCGGTCGGCTTATCGGGCCTGAAGGATATTCGCTTACGGTGGCAACAGCGTTGCTCATTGTGCGCCGTGTTCTGGCAGGTACTTACGAGGCAGGTTTTCATACACCGGCAGGGTTGTATGGGCCAGATCTGATCTGTGAGGTGCCCGGAGTGCAGATAACAGGTTGA
- a CDS encoding ester cyclase codes for MSPHDAKSVIRRFVKEVLNDKNLAVIDEICPPDYVELDPLPGQGPGAAGLKAFLGESFFKAFPDLVWVNEEMVAEGEYVMARSTWTGTHRGEFLGIPPTHRAVKVAAWTIDHVVDGKFVDSRILVDALSLLQQLGALPAWPPPPKTFQAMVDAAYRSVPTIKAADLHRRLKREPDLLIIDVRDAAEVAQTGAIPGAINLSYGTLTYAADHTAPEDWRDPRLADHARPIVTTCGLGPLGALGGGLLHEMGFTNVQILEGGVQAWIDAGLPVVKPGDQ; via the coding sequence ATGTCGCCCCATGATGCAAAATCTGTGATCCGTCGCTTCGTCAAAGAGGTGCTCAATGACAAGAATCTGGCTGTGATCGATGAAATCTGCCCGCCCGATTATGTTGAACTTGACCCCTTACCTGGTCAGGGTCCCGGAGCTGCCGGCCTCAAAGCCTTTCTTGGCGAATCTTTCTTCAAGGCCTTCCCTGATCTCGTATGGGTGAATGAGGAGATGGTGGCCGAGGGGGAGTATGTGATGGCGCGCTCGACCTGGACGGGCACGCACCGCGGCGAATTTCTGGGCATCCCTCCCACCCATCGCGCTGTCAAGGTGGCGGCCTGGACTATCGATCATGTCGTCGATGGCAAGTTTGTCGATAGTCGCATACTGGTCGATGCGTTGAGCCTGCTGCAACAGCTCGGTGCGCTGCCAGCCTGGCCGCCGCCGCCGAAAACCTTTCAAGCCATGGTCGACGCAGCCTATCGCAGCGTGCCAACTATCAAAGCCGCCGATCTTCACCGCCGCTTGAAAAGAGAGCCAGACTTGCTCATCATTGATGTGCGCGACGCAGCAGAAGTCGCCCAGACCGGTGCGATCCCCGGCGCCATCAATCTTTCTTACGGCACACTGACCTACGCGGCTGATCACACAGCCCCGGAAGACTGGCGCGACCCCCGGCTGGCCGACCATGCCAGACCTATCGTGACCACCTGTGGCCTTGGGCCGTTAGGCGCGTTGGGCGGCGGACTGCTCCATGAGATGGGCTTCACCAATGTGCAGATTCTCGAAGGCGGTGTGCAGGCATGGATCGATGCCGGGCTGCCAGTAGTAAAGCCTGGTGATCAGTGA
- a CDS encoding amidase: MTDTGLCLQPATTIAHLIRQRAVSATEVLVAHLERIATLNPLVNAIVTLDIDGAQARARAVDEALARGDDPGPLAGLPVAHKDLAETKGMRTTYGSPIFADFVPDFDALIVARLKAAGAVTVGKTNTPEFGAGSQTFNPVFGPTRNPYDLSKTCGGSSGGAAVALACGMIAIADGSDLGGSLRNPAGYCNVVGFRPSPGRVPVWPDPTPFLPFAIDGPMARTVADIALILQAIAGPDLRAPLSISEPPSLFAQPLERDLRGVRIAWSPDLGGLPVDLRVAEVIAAQRDVFTQIGCIVEEATPDLSDADEVFQVMRAFRYELTLGELLDRERHRIKDTVVWNIEAGRALSGPQVGRAMRLHAALLARVYEFMQTYEFIIAPVSQVPPFPVEQPYITEINGIPMQNYIEWMRSCYYISVCNLPAISVPAGFTRDGLPVGIQIIGRPRADLSVLQLAYAFEQATQHWQRHPQLATG, translated from the coding sequence ATGACTGATACCGGGCTATGTCTCCAGCCGGCTACCACTATTGCGCACCTGATTCGACAACGCGCTGTTTCGGCGACTGAAGTGCTGGTTGCCCATCTCGAACGCATCGCCACGCTGAATCCGCTGGTCAACGCTATCGTGACCCTCGACATTGATGGTGCCCAGGCTCGTGCGCGAGCGGTTGATGAAGCTCTTGCCCGGGGTGATGATCCTGGTCCGTTAGCCGGTTTGCCGGTCGCTCACAAGGACCTGGCCGAGACGAAGGGGATGCGAACAACCTATGGTTCTCCGATTTTTGCTGATTTCGTTCCCGATTTTGATGCGCTGATCGTTGCCCGGCTCAAAGCAGCCGGCGCGGTCACGGTTGGGAAGACGAATACCCCGGAATTTGGTGCCGGTTCGCAAACCTTCAACCCTGTCTTTGGCCCTACCCGCAATCCCTACGATCTGAGTAAGACGTGTGGGGGGAGTAGTGGTGGGGCTGCCGTTGCCCTGGCTTGTGGGATGATTGCGATTGCCGACGGCAGCGATCTGGGCGGATCGTTACGCAACCCGGCCGGCTACTGCAATGTCGTGGGCTTTCGTCCTTCGCCGGGAAGAGTGCCGGTCTGGCCTGACCCGACCCCTTTTCTACCGTTTGCTATCGATGGCCCGATGGCACGCACGGTTGCCGATATTGCCCTGATCTTGCAGGCTATCGCCGGCCCCGACTTGCGAGCGCCGCTCTCGATCAGTGAACCGCCCTCGCTCTTTGCCCAACCACTAGAGCGTGATTTGCGCGGTGTACGTATTGCCTGGAGTCCTGATTTGGGTGGATTACCGGTTGATCTGCGGGTGGCTGAGGTTATCGCTGCCCAACGCGATGTCTTCACCCAGATCGGCTGTATTGTTGAAGAGGCAACACCCGATCTCAGTGATGCTGACGAGGTCTTTCAAGTCATGCGCGCTTTCCGCTACGAACTGACCCTTGGCGAGTTACTGGATCGCGAACGTCACCGCATCAAAGACACTGTGGTCTGGAATATTGAAGCCGGACGCGCCTTAAGCGGGCCGCAAGTTGGGCGAGCTATGCGTCTCCACGCTGCTCTCCTGGCCCGTGTGTATGAATTCATGCAAACCTATGAATTCATCATTGCCCCGGTGAGCCAGGTGCCACCGTTTCCGGTTGAACAACCGTACATTACCGAGATTAACGGGATACCAATGCAGAACTATATTGAATGGATGCGTTCGTGTTACTACATCTCTGTCTGCAACCTGCCGGCCATTTCGGTACCGGCTGGCTTTACCCGCGATGGACTACCGGTTGGGATCCAAATCATCGGCCGTCCACGTGCCGATCTAAGCGTGCTCCAACTGGCGTATGCCTTTGAACAGGCGACGCAACACTGGCAACGCCATCCCCAACTGGCAACAGGGTGA
- a CDS encoding tetratricopeptide repeat protein has product MCPVSATDVALDTCTTCGEALRLLRRRARLSQRELSIATGYSESHISRIENNERPLDRHSLLALFVPALQLQAEPETVARWLALCTSTPSSRSESARSTESTFAESPAYSPTPALPLQLTSFIGRIEEVSEVCTLLQRPDVRLLSFTGIGGCGKTRLALRVAEMVAPGYAHGVHWVELAALEQPHVLPQLMLERWQLRCGATDHPLDVLSNFVSNRRMLLVLDNCEHLIEAVATLVLKLLQRCPSLQILATSREILSVPGEVHYHVQPLSLPPVWRSSSPSATEIMRYEAIQLFVARSQAVFPAFTLTDTNAAAVAAICQRLDGIPLGIELAAAWMSTLAPQQLAEHLQMDFSLLVDQRRSVLPRHQTLRAAIEWSYRLLTDPERTLLRYLAVLRGTWSLAIAEAIAGEAGFSATHQLLYILNRLVSKSLITVDHRNEGEAWYRLLEPLREYLLTMLSEEEEARIQQHRLRYYAHLVETAEAGLSGALQQSWLDRMEREHDNLRAALSWGCDHAGVPAQLAALLASRIWRFWLVRGYYCEGRRWLEEMLTRTAPSGQVRIRLLYGAGVLARLQLDLDAAARFAGEQLQLAAELNDLRGLADGYGVMGWIEAFQGNLQEATRFFEQRLLISRQLNYQRGIAYALRGLGESATAQANYREAGAYLQEALSIFTELGDRRYIAQIWRDFGRLAYHEDDLESAITAFQSSLAIYQEVADAHSVAELLLDLSRLALANHDLAAAVAHQAAADRLIEDTIDRQLRCASDLNRARIALHQQDVPAAREYLKEALQILAVLHDRPAMITGIELSAAVALAMQEPVHALCLWSAARRFRQGSGLWAPRFESRWTQQEIDTLRLRMPPDDFSAFWQIGQVWPLEQAVTQAHILLVGRS; this is encoded by the coding sequence ATGTGTCCTGTGTCTGCAACAGATGTTGCGTTGGACACCTGCACCACGTGTGGAGAGGCGTTAAGGTTATTGCGCCGTCGCGCTCGCCTGTCGCAACGCGAACTCTCGATCGCTACCGGCTACAGCGAATCGCACATTAGCCGCATCGAAAATAACGAACGTCCTCTCGACCGTCATTCGCTGCTGGCGCTCTTTGTGCCGGCCTTACAACTCCAGGCGGAGCCGGAGACGGTGGCGCGTTGGCTAGCCCTTTGCACATCTACACCCTCGTCTCGGTCTGAGAGCGCCCGATCAACAGAGTCCACCTTTGCTGAGTCGCCTGCGTACTCACCCACACCGGCGCTGCCGCTCCAACTTACCTCCTTTATTGGGCGTATCGAAGAGGTGTCAGAGGTGTGCACTCTCTTGCAGCGCCCAGATGTGCGCCTCCTCTCCTTCACTGGCATTGGCGGCTGTGGCAAAACCAGATTGGCGCTGCGTGTGGCGGAAATGGTGGCACCTGGTTACGCACACGGCGTGCATTGGGTCGAGCTTGCGGCGTTGGAGCAGCCGCATGTGCTGCCACAACTTATGCTCGAACGCTGGCAATTACGTTGCGGCGCCACCGATCATCCGCTCGATGTATTGAGCAACTTTGTGAGTAACCGGCGCATGTTGCTTGTCCTGGATAATTGCGAACACCTTATAGAAGCGGTTGCGACTCTAGTGCTGAAGTTGTTGCAGCGATGCCCGTCACTGCAGATCCTGGCAACCAGCCGCGAGATTCTGTCTGTACCGGGTGAAGTTCATTACCACGTTCAGCCGCTGTCCCTTCCTCCAGTCTGGCGCAGCAGTTCCCCTTCCGCCACCGAGATCATGCGGTATGAAGCGATCCAACTCTTCGTAGCGCGCAGTCAGGCTGTCTTTCCCGCCTTTACTTTGACTGACACCAATGCGGCGGCAGTGGCCGCCATCTGCCAGCGGCTCGACGGTATCCCGCTCGGAATCGAACTGGCGGCAGCGTGGATGTCCACCCTGGCGCCGCAGCAGCTTGCAGAGCATCTGCAAATGGACTTCAGCTTGCTGGTGGATCAACGTCGCAGTGTATTGCCCCGCCACCAGACGTTGCGTGCCGCCATCGAATGGAGCTATCGCCTCCTTACCGACCCCGAACGTACACTGTTGCGCTATCTGGCTGTCTTGCGCGGCACCTGGTCGCTGGCAATCGCAGAAGCAATTGCCGGCGAAGCGGGATTTAGCGCCACCCATCAACTGTTGTACATACTTAATCGCCTGGTCAGCAAGTCGCTCATTACGGTCGATCATCGGAACGAAGGTGAAGCGTGGTATCGACTGCTGGAGCCGCTACGCGAGTACCTTCTGACAATGCTAAGCGAGGAAGAAGAAGCCCGCATTCAGCAACATCGTCTGCGCTATTACGCGCATCTTGTAGAAACGGCGGAGGCGGGTTTATCCGGCGCTTTGCAACAATCGTGGTTGGATCGGATGGAGCGTGAACACGACAATTTACGCGCCGCCCTAAGTTGGGGCTGCGATCACGCCGGGGTACCAGCCCAACTTGCCGCGTTGCTGGCATCCCGCATCTGGCGCTTCTGGTTGGTGCGTGGCTATTATTGCGAGGGGCGCCGCTGGCTAGAGGAAATGCTCACGCGTACTGCTCCATCCGGGCAGGTGCGCATCCGCCTGTTGTATGGCGCTGGCGTGCTCGCACGGCTCCAGCTCGATCTGGACGCTGCGGCTCGATTTGCCGGGGAGCAACTGCAACTGGCAGCAGAACTGAATGACCTGCGCGGCCTTGCCGATGGCTATGGGGTCATGGGATGGATCGAGGCGTTTCAAGGCAACCTGCAAGAGGCGACGCGATTCTTTGAGCAGCGACTGCTCATCTCCCGTCAACTCAACTATCAGCGTGGAATTGCCTATGCCTTGCGCGGCCTGGGCGAAAGCGCAACAGCACAAGCCAATTATCGAGAGGCAGGTGCTTATTTACAGGAAGCACTGAGCATCTTTACCGAATTGGGCGACCGTCGGTACATCGCGCAAATCTGGCGGGACTTTGGCCGTCTTGCTTACCACGAAGATGATCTGGAATCTGCCATCACAGCATTTCAGTCCAGCCTGGCAATCTATCAGGAGGTGGCTGATGCGCATAGTGTGGCCGAGTTGTTGCTCGATCTGTCTCGGCTTGCCCTTGCCAATCATGATTTGGCAGCCGCCGTTGCCCACCAGGCTGCCGCCGATCGCTTGATCGAGGACACAATCGATCGCCAACTCCGTTGCGCATCTGACCTCAATCGTGCGCGAATCGCCCTCCACCAGCAAGATGTCCCGGCGGCCAGGGAGTATCTGAAAGAGGCGCTGCAGATTCTGGCGGTGCTTCATGATCGACCCGCCATGATAACGGGTATCGAACTGTCGGCTGCCGTTGCGCTGGCTATGCAAGAGCCGGTACACGCTCTCTGCCTGTGGAGTGCAGCCAGACGTTTTCGCCAGGGAAGCGGTCTGTGGGCACCTCGCTTCGAATCTCGCTGGACGCAACAGGAGATCGATACGCTTCGTCTGCGCATGCCGCCGGACGACTTCAGCGCTTTCTGGCAAATCGGTCAGGTATGGCCGCTAGAGCAGGCTGTAACTCAGGCACACATCCTCCTGGTTGGGCGATCCTGA
- a CDS encoding pyridoxamine 5'-phosphate oxidase family protein: MSSPRITRPHFPPGYVERARELLPWSHVEQRLTHAINYWLCTVRPDGRPHAVPKWAVWVDGKLYFDGSPATRHARNIATNPHVVIHLESGEDVVIVEGIARAIDTPAPEVATLVAQAYTTKYATMGYAPDPHQWDNGGLFAITPHTVIAWTAFTEDPTKFVL; this comes from the coding sequence ATGAGTTCACCACGCATTACTCGCCCCCACTTCCCGCCGGGATACGTCGAACGTGCTAGAGAATTGCTACCCTGGAGTCATGTCGAACAACGCCTGACTCACGCCATCAATTACTGGTTATGCACGGTACGGCCAGATGGCCGTCCGCATGCTGTGCCCAAGTGGGCGGTCTGGGTGGATGGCAAGCTCTACTTTGACGGCAGCCCGGCAACACGCCACGCGCGAAACATTGCGACAAACCCTCACGTTGTGATTCATCTGGAAAGCGGCGAGGATGTTGTGATTGTCGAAGGGATTGCCCGTGCCATCGACACACCTGCCCCTGAAGTAGCCACCCTCGTAGCGCAAGCCTATACAACGAAATACGCTACGATGGGCTATGCGCCTGATCCCCATCAGTGGGATAACGGTGGCCTGTTCGCAATTACTCCCCACACGGTCATTGCCTGGACAGCATTCACTGAAGACCCGACGAAGTTTGTCTTGTGA
- a CDS encoding winged helix-turn-helix domain-containing protein yields the protein MHRGVALLLEPDHTRRMNLIHTLHQWYWAVLNVTNLDMATHIVQHCVVPLCILHLSDLEHTSAALSRFLATVSADQTVIMLVDDSPAPLRPPQSSAHVMWMPTTPMDITPDTTMLAVVRELAYRLDLVPAPQQQPVFRLDPIQKRVQIDDRVITLSESELIILDYLYQANGRICTFLEIARLLYPRLHVYDTDELRRLIGSRIQRLRRKLEADPAAPRYLHLVRGVGFRLVIAPLEPAGSHEVEIPVSEEAIRDGALP from the coding sequence ATGCATCGCGGGGTTGCACTTCTCCTGGAACCGGATCACACACGCCGGATGAACCTGATACATACTTTGCATCAATGGTACTGGGCCGTGCTCAATGTAACCAATCTCGACATGGCCACCCACATTGTCCAGCATTGTGTGGTGCCATTGTGCATTCTACATCTCTCCGATCTGGAACATACTTCCGCAGCGCTATCGCGCTTCCTCGCCACGGTATCGGCAGACCAAACCGTCATTATGCTGGTCGATGACTCGCCGGCACCGCTGCGCCCACCGCAATCATCGGCCCACGTGATGTGGATGCCCACTACACCGATGGACATTACCCCAGATACCACTATGCTCGCAGTCGTGCGCGAGCTGGCCTATCGCCTTGATCTGGTGCCAGCACCGCAGCAGCAGCCAGTCTTTCGCCTCGACCCCATCCAGAAGCGCGTGCAGATCGATGATCGGGTGATTACGCTCAGCGAGAGCGAACTGATCATCCTTGACTACCTGTACCAGGCGAATGGCCGTATCTGCACCTTTCTCGAGATCGCCCGGTTGCTGTATCCACGACTGCATGTCTACGACACCGATGAACTGCGCCGGCTGATTGGCAGCCGGATACAGCGCTTGCGACGCAAGCTCGAAGCTGATCCTGCCGCCCCACGGTATCTGCACCTGGTTCGTGGGGTCGGCTTTCGGCTCGTGATCGCGCCGCTGGAGCCAGCCGGATCACACGAGGTTGAGATACCGGTCTCTGAAGAAGCGATACGTGACGGAGCACTACCATAG